Genomic DNA from Deltaproteobacteria bacterium HGW-Deltaproteobacteria-18:
CAGGAGCTGACGGGTTGCTCTGCGCCGGTCCTGTGCGCTGCCATCGGCAAGGGGGGCGCTCGGGGCAGCCAGGGCCTCACCGCCGGACTCGTCCTGATCCCGCAAATAGCGGTCAAGGTCGGTGTTCAACCATAGGGGGGGGCGTTTTTGTGTCACGGATACTCCCATGCAAATTTTCGCAATCATATGAAAGAATTGTGCCATTTAGAATTCAGCAGACCTTTTCCCTGACATCCGCCCATACCGTACGGTTTCACAGCTCCCCCTCCCCCGCCCAGTCCAACGAAACAGGACTACCACAGCGCCGCGCAAAACAAGCACCAGTTAAGTCCGATCGAATCGGACTTTCATCATATCGAGATGTTATGAAAATATTCACGACAGGACAAATACCGCATTAATACATACTTCACATTCATTATTGTTTCGTGTAGCCCATTTTTCCAGAGGCACAATACAGAATAAAGATGTCTTACATTAACGTCATACACTCATACAAACATCTCTAAGAAAACTTAAATGTCTTACATTGGCGCTATTCATCTCCGACTGCTTCGGTCTACATGGCAAGCATCTTTCAAAGGCAAAGAATAATATGGGCTCAGTACTCATCATTCATGAACGCAGTGATATTTGTCACCTGCTGAGTCCGGCCATCGAAAGCCATGGACATGAATGCTATTCTCTTGCCTCCTGTGCCGATGCCATTCAAACCCTCAAAACCAACGCATTCGACATTGTAATTCTTGATATCGACATCACGGAAAAACCCGGCGAAGCCGTAGCGGCACTGGCCAAATCCGAGTGCAGGCCGCATATCCTGATCATCACAAACGGTTGCAATCCCGGGATACTGGAAGAAGCCATCCACGCCGGGGCATGGGACGTCGTCTGTGCACCGTTCACCCAGGAGGAGCTCGGTCAGGCCATCAATCGCTGCCTGCACCATCGTCGCGCCAGGATGGAGACCAAGAGCCATGGCAACATCAAGCGCGATGCCATTCTCGGGTCCAGCCCCTGCCTGGAACAGTGCCTGGAGCACATCGCCACCGCCGCACAGAGCAATGTCAACATCCTCATCCTGGGCGAGACCGGGACCGGCAAGGAACTCTTCGCCAGCGCCATACATGAGAACAGCACACGCGCGGACAACAGTTTCATCGTCGTGGACTGCACCAACATCCCCAAGACGCTGGCCGAGAGCCTGCTCTTTGGTCATGAGCGCGGCTCGTTCACCGGGGCTGCCGAATCGCGTGACGGCCTCTTCCGGCAGGCCGACGGGGGGACCATTTTTCTTGACGAGATCGGCGATCTGGACATCGAGGTGCAAAAATCGCTGCTGCGGGTCCTGCAGGAACGCCGTTTCAGGCCCTTGAGCTCAAAAAAGGAGATCTCCAGCAATTTCAGGCTGGTCGCGGCCACGAACCGCAACCTTGAAGCCATGGTCAAGCGGGGCGAATTCCGCAAGGATCTCTATCACCGCCTGCGCACCAGCGTGATCCAGCTCCCCCCCTTGCGGGAACGCAAAGAGGACATCCTGCCCATTGCAAACTACCATGTGCGCCAGATCTGCGCTGAACTCGGCTGTGACGAAAAAGAGATCTCCTATGAACTGCACCACGCCCTGACCCTCTACAACTGGCACGGCAACGTCAGGGAGCTGATCAACGTACTGCACGCGACAGTGCAGAACGGCAATGGTGAATGCAGGCTCTACCCGCAGCATCTGCCCGTGGATATCCGCGCCAAGGTACTGCTCAAGCGCTCGGGCAGAGCCCATACCGATGGGTACCTCGTGACCGAGAAGGCAACCGAATGCAGAGCCCAGGGCGATACCTCCGGCTGTCCGCTCCTGCCCCCTGCGCGCGCCGCCATCCCTGACAGGCAACCGGCCCTGTCAGGAACTCGCGCCATGAATCCGCAAGAATGCCCACAGCCCCCCCGCACGACGAACTCCGGCCTCTGCACGGCTCCCTCCCCGGACTCATCCAGGACACCGTCCCAAACACCCGAAGGACTTGTCGGCTCGCTCACGCAGCACCAACCCGGCAACGGCTTCGCGCACATTGAGGGCCCCTACATCGCCCTCCCGCTGCCTCCGGAAAGCACCGCAGACTCGCAACTGCTCCCCTTACGCACAGTCCGTGAACTGGCCATGCAGGAAGTGGAGCTCGCCTACCTGAAACGCCTCGTGACCAGCAGCCAAGGCAATTTCCAACGCGCCCTGACCATCTCCGGCCTCTCCCGCGCCCGCCTCTACGACCTGCTCAGCAAGCACAGCATGAGTATCAGCGGGAGCTGAGGACGCAGGGAATTTCGATGTTCTATGCGTGATGGCGGAGGCGCCTAACGCCCAGCGCGCCATCCCTTGGTTCATTTATTGCTAAAACAGCCCGGAATAATTCATTTGTCCTGCCAAATCAGACAGCTGATATTAATGCACGCAGTGCCCGGCCATGAAGGCCGGAAACCACATACAAGGAAACGTATGCAGACGAAGATGAAGGGAATTGTGCTGGCGATGGTTTTATTTTTGTGCGCCGGAAATGTGTGGGCGTCGGTGTCGCTTACCAGCGCTACGTTCGATGCGGGGTCCGTTTACAAAGCCCAAACAGCATACGACCACCGGAACTACGAGTTCAATTTGTCCTTCAGCTCCCCCGTCGAGGGTGTATCCTCGACTTTTGGGTACTGCGCCGAACTCGGACAGACTTTTTCCGCAGACACGCAATATCAAAGCGCCGAAATATCCGGCAATTACCTGCAGGCTGCGTGGCTCATCGACAAGTACTCCACCTACGAGACAACGGATACCGGGTTCCAGGGCACGACGAACCGCGTCACCATCTCCGCACTGCAGGCAGCCATCTGGAGCGTGCTTGGCCAATCCACGCAGT
This window encodes:
- a CDS encoding sigma-54-dependent Fis family transcriptional regulator, whose product is MGSVLIIHERSDICHLLSPAIESHGHECYSLASCADAIQTLKTNAFDIVILDIDITEKPGEAVAALAKSECRPHILIITNGCNPGILEEAIHAGAWDVVCAPFTQEELGQAINRCLHHRRARMETKSHGNIKRDAILGSSPCLEQCLEHIATAAQSNVNILILGETGTGKELFASAIHENSTRADNSFIVVDCTNIPKTLAESLLFGHERGSFTGAAESRDGLFRQADGGTIFLDEIGDLDIEVQKSLLRVLQERRFRPLSSKKEISSNFRLVAATNRNLEAMVKRGEFRKDLYHRLRTSVIQLPPLRERKEDILPIANYHVRQICAELGCDEKEISYELHHALTLYNWHGNVRELINVLHATVQNGNGECRLYPQHLPVDIRAKVLLKRSGRAHTDGYLVTEKATECRAQGDTSGCPLLPPARAAIPDRQPALSGTRAMNPQECPQPPRTTNSGLCTAPSPDSSRTPSQTPEGLVGSLTQHQPGNGFAHIEGPYIALPLPPESTADSQLLPLRTVRELAMQEVELAYLKRLVTSSQGNFQRALTISGLSRARLYDLLSKHSMSISGS